A genomic stretch from Schistosoma haematobium chromosome 4, whole genome shotgun sequence includes:
- a CDS encoding hypothetical protein (EggNog:ENOG41KOG0192~COG:T), whose protein sequence is MNENTQFNTTQRLNKISSELLSHEDNDKYDSLQKFSCETSLSCSSPSVSLTISMSSPLKITTSKPMSTTVTTTTMNNSPKSSSSSSSSSSLSPSSSSILSSMNSLKRARFDSNQTNNNNIDNKSFSPNQFTCPCGRTMLDSSEFMEHACQCHEFMMTASNFAEVIAKNTAMVMSSEWNKCFQSANLNNFSMNSVRNNNNNNDNNVLVKNNANNKGNSSLFQSALDLSFRSNEIPSSCVSSTSSPSIISSLNNYYNNSNNNTTNNRHVSSHVSCPQCSFTSTDISVLCKHFELEHDNTGQFTCSKCNESYDQLIYYLKHQLFDNCLNSSDCFDRFSSPTTITNTNTIITTDTSSSLKTMITSTNTDSMMSSSDTPNYYSIKNNQDHEKDHRHYQSQQQQYQNSHRQRYNHLKQMHHLPRNHSSSSSPTSSPSRIRSSNDQYNDVSMLDKKLVCNACHQTGFQHTGELINHLTECPKFISFTGNIGNIIGSTITNESNTTNTTATNITDIINHSNSNNMNSLNLHIKNTQTPSTINQSQQYNHGTCVSPLLNGLINNSTFDFEKNFNDLLKSSCGSSTFHNYLTTTNTTTNNNNNNHFSSSSRFPCNSTLSDNNDSNNKTYHHKNVNLCSPYSSHGINSQNSYSHFLSNLQSLGKSYYNDTTKSSSTTLSLDSSIDSPMIELNLSNNDTYNCTTSVNSLHMSEFNTNQHINSHPAPLYHGRMEELTTDHHHDQHHRQSHQSQQNNSMNNLPPPSSSTTTSIENITDLSRPFKCCHCIKAFKSKALLDQHMHIHYPPKYTCRYCAKKYRWPPVFYHHQRTCKKRPTTSTACTNNDINNTTITVTMSTNTTHNNQHNSNNSSMKRNHHHHHHNLNYSDIRKNFPITSDSLTSLRSINSQMNDTFHNSLTSLRNPNGNLNGSETLSSYGHSLCLPPFNSNSSASLMELSNNSNIFHNNSNNNNHDDDATLMPPPHLNNFTALAAAAAAAAAMSMHFQIPPFSNIPPPPLGFTNSFTSSSTATTTATSLTMVSPYHHPMNTPSPSISLPSLPTSSSSTRLQFGSNLFNQSLSSFSSINRSNLLPPFTTQSIFQSSHFVPPLLVPNSNESIDCNYLPEPSSFQPELNFPFNSVLSSIASKLTTTASSSSPMSSLSSPTKNNHAIDASNSQVNILNNLLCVCGVRFNEISSYISHISNCNFLKNLVLQSFSSTLSQSEFPVLPTTTTVTTLLSSPSSSLSSPSPPMMTSYKQTSSLFPFDTTVISNKFHPQDDVQNDDTHHEQPGKCKNSIVNNLITSNDNCNSLNETNIQQESLKHEEKINEKTNYNEISTFVQIDQLNSSKNNHETDQLHKNNIDLKESPNEPNRSPLNSLYQIENNLLSDRQITINSSNNSFITTMVNVLTNTSSMTDNQCPELQDSPCQIPKNHLNSPSQTSSFQISSSPTIDVIDHDRLDYHSQSNNSNNSPENINSISTTISTLVNSPKSCYHCGKEFSSRLSLKQHVEGKHSTEGKYCCPGCSKRYRWGASYYYHKKSCPAVREQSPVPSDIVNQLSLSGSEDNSSLSSINSPISPSKIKPTEEYNFEEKYIEGVEDEKGEEDQNCGDNDYDNDPHIEDDENENEKKEEQEDEFKHDSNNSFKLCISHKKYLRSSSRNSDLRRNSMKGSYSNKNDNLNNTSSIQSKFIKHQIQNKQICQTIKEDSLICDINAFPLETNS, encoded by the exons ATGAATGAAAATACTCAGTTCAATACTACTCAAAGATTGAATAAAATAAGTAGTGAATTATTATCTCATGAAGATAACGATAAATATGATAGTTTACAGAAATTTTCATGTGAAACTTCATTATCATGTTCATCCCCATCAGTATCATTAACAATATCAATGTCTTCACCATTAAAGATAACTACATCTAAACCAATGTCTACAACTGTTACAACGACAACCATGAACAATTCACctaaatcatcatcatcgtcatcttcttcatcatcattatcaccatcatcatcatcgataCTTAGTTCTATGAATTCGTTGAAACGTGCACGTTTTGATTCAAATcaaacgaataataataatattgataacaaATCTTTTTCACCTAATCAATTTACATGTCCATGTGGTCGAACAATGTTAGATTCAAGTGAATTTATGGAGCATGCATGTCAATGTCATGAATTTATGATGACTGCATCAAATTTCGCTGAAGTTATAGCTAAGAATACAGCAATGGTTATGTCGTCCGAATGGAATAAATGTTTTCAATCagcaaatttaaataatttttcaatgAACAGCGttcgcaataataataataataatgacaataatgttTTAGTTAAAAACAATGCAAATAACAAAGGGAATTCAAGTTTATTCCAATCAGCATTAGACTTATCATTTCGTTCAAATGAAATACCCTCTTCATGCGTATCCTCCACATCGTCACCATCAATAATATCATccttaaataattattataataatagtaataataatactactaataatagacACGTATCGTCGCATGTCAGTTGCCCACAATGTTCTTTCACAAGTACAGATATATCAGTTCTGTGTAAACATTTTGAATTGGAACATGATAACACTGGCCAATTTACATGCTCTAAATGTAATGAATCATATGATCAACTAATATATTATTTAAAGCAtcaattatttgataattgtttaaattcatCCGATTGTTTTGATCGATTCTCTTCacctactactattactaatactaatactatcATCACTACTGATACATCATCATCGTTGAAAACAATGATAACATCAACGAATACCGATAGTATGATGTCATCCAGTGATACtcctaattattattcaataaaaaataatcagGATCACGAAAAAGATCACCGTCATTATCAAtcccaacaacaacaatatcaaaATAGCCATCGTCAACGttataatcatttaaaacaaatgcATCATCTTCCAAGAAATCATTCGTCATCATCATCGCCAACATCATCTCCATCAAGAATACGTTCTAGCAATGATCAATATAATGATGTTTCTATGTTAGATAAAAAATTAGTATGTAATGCATGCCATCAAACTGGTTTTCAACATACTGGTGAATTAATTAATCACTTAACTGAATGTCCAAAATTTATATCGTTTACTGGAAATATTGGCAATATTATTGGAAGCACCATAACTAATGaaagtaatactactaatacaactGCTACTAATATTACTGATATCATTAatcatagtaatagtaataatatgaattctttAAATTTACATATAAAAAATACACAAACACCTTCGACAATTAACCAATCACAACAGTATAATCATGGTACATGTGTATCCCCATTATTGAATggattaattaataattcaacATTTGATTTTGAGaaaaatttcaatgatttattaAAATCCTCATGTGGATCATCAACATTTCATAATTACttgactactactaatactactactaataataataataataatcacttttcGTCGTCAAGTCGTTTTCCATGTAATTCAactctttctgataataatgacagtaataatAAAACTTATCATCATAAAAATGTCAATTTATGTTCACCATACTCTTCACATGGTATAAATTCACAAAATTCCTATTCACATTTCTTATCAAATCTACAATCTCTTGGTAAATCATACTACAATGATACAACCAAATCTTCATCAACAACATTATCATTGGATAGTTCAATAGATTCTCCAATGATTGAATTAAATCTTAGTAATAACGATACCTACAATTGTACTACATCTGTAAATTCACTACATATGAGTGAATTCAATACAAATCAACATATTAATAGTCATCCAGCACCTCTTTATCATGGTCGTATGGAAGAATTAACAACTGATCATCATCACGACCAACATCATCGACAATCACATCAATCTCAGCAgaataattcaatgaataacttaccaccaccatcatcatcaacaacaacatctATTGAAAATATAACAGATTTGTCAAGACCATTTAAATGTTGTCATTGTATTAAAGCGTTCAAATCAAAAGCATTACTAGATCAACATATGCATATACATTATCCACCAAAATATACATGTCGTTATTGTGCTAAAAAATATCGTTGGCCACCAGTATTTTATCATCATCAGCGTACATGTAAAAAACGACCTACAACATCAACTGCATGtacaaataatgatataaataatactACAATAACTGTAACAATGTCAACAAATACTACTcataataatcaacataatagtaataatagttcaATGAAACGtaatcatcaccatcatcatcataatcttAATTATTCAGATATTAGAAAAAATTTCCCAATTACATCAGATTCACTTACAAGTTTACGTTCAATAAATTCACAAATGAATGATACATTCCATAATAGTTTAACATCATTAAGAAATCCCAACGGTAATCTAAATGGGAGTGAAACACTTTCATCATATGGACATTCTTTGTGTTTACCTCCATTTAATTCAAATTCATCAGCAAGTTTAATGGAATTGTCTaacaattcaaatatatttcataataacagtaataataataatcatgacgATGATGCAACTTTAATGCCACCAccacatttaaataattttaccGCGTTAGCAGCTGCTGCTGCAGCGGCAGCAGCAATGAGTATGCATTTTCAAATCCCACCATTTTCAAATATACCACCGCCTCCTTTAGGATTTACTAATTCTTTCACGTCATCTTCAACAGCTACAACAACGGCAACTTCGTTGACGATGGTATCACCTTATCATCATCCAATGAATACACCATCACCTTCAATATCACTCCCGTCTTTACCGACATCTTCATCATCTACACGACTTCAGTTCGGTTCCAATTTATTTAATCAGTCATTGTCATCATTTTCATCAATCAATCGTTCAAATTTATTGCCACCATTTACAACTCAATCAATTTTTCAATCATCACATTTTGTACCACCGTTATTAGTGCCAAACTcaaatgaatcaattgattgtaaCTATTTGCCTGAACCTTCTTCTTTCCAGCCAGAGTTAAATTTTCCATTTAATAGTGTTTTGTCATCAATTGCTTCAAAACTAACTACTAcggcatcatcatcatcaccaatgTCAAGTTTATCTTCGCCAACAAAGAATAATCATGCTATAGATGCCTCCAATTCACAAGTCAATATATTAAATAATCTATTATGTGTATGTGGAGTGCGCTTTAATGAAATATCGAGTTATATATCTCATATATCtaattgtaattttttaaaaaatttagtaCTACAGTCATTTTCAAGTACTTTAAGTCAATCTGAATTCCCAGTTCTACCAACAACCACAACAGTAACAACATTGTTATCATCTccgtcatcatcattatcatcaccatCACCGCCAATGATGACATCGTATAAACAAACATCATCACTTTTTCCATTTGATACTAcagttatttcaaataaatttcatcCTCAAGATGATGTACAGAATGATGATACTCATCATGAACAACCAGGAAAATGTAAAAATTCAATAGTTAACAATTTAATAACTTCAAATGATAATTGTAATTCATTGAATGAAACAAACATTCAACAAGAATCATTAAAACATGAagaaaaaatcaatgaaaaaacGAATTATAATGAAATTAGTACTTTTGTTCAAATAGATCAATTGAATTCTTCAAAGAACAATCATGAAACGGATCaattacataaaaataatattgatttaaagGAATCCCCAAATGAACCAAATAGAAGCCCATTAAATTCATTATATCAAATTGAAAATAATCTATTATCAGATAGACAAATAACTATAAACTcttcaaataattcattcataACAACAATGGTTAATGTTTTAACGAATACTTCAAGTATGACTGATAATCAATGTCCTGAATTACAAGATTCACCATGTCAAATTccaaaaaatcatttaaattctCCTTCACAAACATCATCATTTCAAATATCTTCAAGTCCTACAATTGATGTGATTGATCATGATCGATTAGATTATCATTCTCAATCAAATAATTCTAATAATAGTCCAGAGAATATCAATTCTATATCTACAACAATATCAACATTAGTTAATTCACCAAAATCATGTTATCATTGTGGTAAAGAATTTAGTTCTCGTTTATCACTTAAACAACATGTAGAAGGTAAACATAGTACTGAAGGAAAATATTGTTGTCCTGGCTGTTCAAAACGTTATCGTTGGGGTGCatcatattattatcataaaaaaTCATGCCCAGCTGTTAGAGAACAAAGTCCAGTGCCAAGTGATATAGTAAATCAATTATCATTATCTGGTTCCGAAGATAATTCTTCTTTGTCATCCATAAATTCTCCCATTTCACCATCTAAAATTAAACCAACTGAAGAATATAATTTTGAAGAGAAATATATCGAGGGAGTAGAAGACGAAAAAGGAGAGGAGGATCAAAACTGTGGTGataatgattatgataatgATCCACATATCGAAGATGATGAGAATGAGAATGAGAAAAAAGAAGAACAGGAAGATGAATTCAAACATGATTCGAATAATTCTTTCAAACTTTGTATTTCCCATAAAAAATATTTACGATCTTCGTCTAGAAATAGTGATCTCAGAAGAAATTCTATGAAAGGATCATACtctaataaaaatgataatttaaataatacatCATCTATCCAATCGAAATTTATTAAACatcaaatacaaaataaacaaatttgtcAAACTATTAAAGAAGATTCATTAATTTGTGATATAAATGCATTTCCC CTTGAAACTAATTCATAA